The Capsicum annuum cultivar UCD-10X-F1 chromosome 3, UCD10Xv1.1, whole genome shotgun sequence genomic sequence acatattctatataataattatatcgtttttatataattatatttaattattatttctagataataaaaaaagcagaatatttttccaattaaaaaatttatagcaaaaaaaaaaacaaaaatgtttttaaaagggccgaatgacccaagttgaaaattgtatcaatattgtatatggactgtatcaatattgtatatggactgtatctgAACTACGTGGgctaaaatgacccaaattaggaaatgactataaagtaGAAATAGTGTCCCCGACTGTTCACTTTTTGGAAAGAtatcaaacttgggctatttattttaaaaagtgttataggtGTCATTTTCCCTAATATATAATCATGCCTTTTAATTTGACATCAGTAGGTATCTACGCCTTTTATTTTTGACATGCAtgagtagacacttaaacttatataaatttaaataagtaGGTACAAGCGTCCTTCATGGCATCTGTGTGACATCTACATGGCAATCTCACGTGAATTGTTATGTAGGATGCATCTatttacttgttcaactttatacaaatttaagtatCTACTTGTGCACAACCAAAATTAGAAGACATAAATGTCAGAGGTAAAATTAAAGGACACATTCTTGTATTGTACCTTTGTTTTAATTTGTATGTCTGAATTTAATCGAGTTGAAACAAGAAAAGAAGATTTTTTAATCATGCATATAGTCTTAAACTAAAAACACGTAGAATGTATCAAATATTCTATAATATTGTGGTCACATGTTACGTGAAAAGTTGTAactaaagaaatataaaaaaagtagGCAATAAATCTTGACAAACCACTTAGACGAAAAGAGTACTAAAGTACTATAATAGATACACATCCATAATtccaaaattataataaattcaaAGCTAAAAATCTAACTATTTAAAATGAATTTACGTATTTAGTCCTCAAAAAGGACACATGCATTTACAGCACATCTCCTTCTGTGTGCTCTACATCAAAACAAAAACCCATGCAAACACAAACACAAATCCCACCACTTTCTTCAGCAAATATTTGCCACATTTCAGCTTACTAACTTATTAGGTGTCGAGAACTTTTTGTAAATTAATGCATATCCATgcagaaaaaatcaaaacatatgtCTCACCACAACATTTTACGTGTCGAATCCAAATTAACCCCGCTACTTCTACAAATACCAAATCCCAATTACACTTTTCTCTTCACACCATCACCTTATAATATATCACCGCTCGAAAATGGAAATAGTAAAAAAACgctctcttctctctcttctcatgtgtttttttcttttgtttagttGTTGCTTCTCCCAAATAGAGCAACAACAAAGCTTCTTGTGGGAGAAGCTTCAACAACAGCAGCAACACCGGCCCGCCCGAGCCAAAACTGACTGTCAGATCCAAAGCCTTAATGCTCGGGAACCGACACGTAAGTTTGACTCGGAGGCTGGGACCACCGAGTTCTGGGAACGGGACTCGGAGGAATTTGAATGCGCCGGAGTTGCTGCTGTTAGAAATAATATTCAACCTCAAGGGTTACTATTGCCTCATTATAATAATGCTCCTCAACTAATCTACATTGTCCAAGGTTTGCAtcttacccttttttttttttttttaattctcctGCTAAGAACGTCTATTTTGTATTTGCTCGATTTGAACTCACAATTTTAAAACTGAAGATGAAGAGTGCTTATCACGTGAACAAATCTCTATTATGTTGCGTTTTACCTTTATCTATCTATATGATTAGTCTTTTAATGAGTTTCTATCAGAATTAAGTTTTCTACTTGAATGATGTTGAGATAAGgtctatacatatattttattctcATCAGATCCTATTTGTCAGATTATACTGaatatgttacttttttttttgttgttggtatACTCCTCCAAAAGATGATCTTTTAATTATTCATTCTACTCCtccaaaaaatgaaaagaaatgaGTCAAtcattattcttaattaatttattttatgttgaattactTCTAAGTGATTTCTAGGTATTTCAgcaatttaaattaataatttataaatgtATATAAGAATTCTGTACTCCCTCCCccctttcattttatttttagaaaccATTAGGTGTCAACTCTCATAGTCATCAGTGGAAGAGGACGTCGCTTAATTTGACTGCTCAAGttgtccttatttttatttaatgtgTTTCAGTGTGACTGTGCGTAGCGCcccattaattaattaatttttgtgtgtgtggaATGAAGGAAGGGGATTGCTGGGAGTAGTAATACCAGGATGTGCTGAAACATTTGAAGCACCACAAAGTGAGAGAAGGACGAGAGGAGAACAAAGCAGAGAAGCAGAAAGTCATGGCGGTGATCGCCATCAGAAAATCAGGCAATTCCGACAAGGTGATGTATTAGCATTGCCTGCTGGTTTCACACTTTGGTTGTATAACAATGGCCAAGAAAACCTTGTTACTGTTGCGCTGCTTGACATTGCCAATCCAATCAATCAGCTAGACCTTGAATTCAGGGTAAGAAATACTCAAATTTTGCTATTATACGAGTATATATTGTAAAAAATATTCTCTGGCAATAAGGTTTCTAAGTTTGTGGTGTTAAAACATGTTATATGTCACTAATTAATAGTTTTCAAATGTAAAATGTACCAAATTTTTTGAAAGGGGGGTAATAATCAATGAGTAGTGTTAAATTATTTGGGAAACATAGTCGACTATATATAGAGTATTTTTGAAGACAAAGTATTGGGTCGAcctgaatttgaattttgaaccAACTTAAACATATTATTCAGGAATTTACACTGCTTGCCCATTAAATAATGCTCATATAGTCTAAAAATAGTACTCCTAGTAAGAGGATTCACCAAATGCATATGGTATATGCATTCAAAAGATAATTACTCAAAGTTTTACTTAGGGAAGAATAAACatatatacgtacatatatattagcacttttatattaaatttgtacTTATTATCAcgaattttctataatttttttccgTTACTTTGTGGCGTTAACAATATAGTTTGAATATTTTACAGCATTTCTTCCTAGCTGGAAATCCACATCCCAAAGGACTAAGTGGAAGTAGGTACGAAGAAGAAATCAAGAGTCGAAGCGAACAACATCTTCAATCGGGCAACTTTTTCGATGGATATGATCCAGATGTCATCGCGAAGGTTTTCAATGTGGATCGGGAGTTGGTCACGAGGCTAGAAGGCCGCGAAGATCAAAGGGGCCAAATTATTCGGGCCGAGAGGTTCGATGTTTTCAGCCCGGAATTCGAACGAGAAGAACAAGAGCAACCCTACAGGCCCGGAAGAGAAAGACCACGGCCCAATGGGCTTGAGCAAACTATTTGCACCATGAGGCTTAGAGAGAATTTGGGCAGCCCGTCCCGTGCTGATGTGTACAATCCACGTGGAGGACGCGTCAGCACCCTCAATAGCAACAAGCTGCCAATCCTCAATTGGCTACAACTTAGTGCTGAGAGAGGAGTCCTTTACCAGGCAAGTCAAATTTAATCTAAGTTAAATAATTtatacctatttgataattttttacgACAATTATACTGTTTGAGCAAAAGTTATCAAATTTAGCTGAACTTGTATCTAGGC encodes the following:
- the LOC107864182 gene encoding 11S globulin seed storage protein Ana o 2.0101, yielding MEIVKKRSLLSLLMCFFLLFSCCFSQIEQQQSFLWEKLQQQQQHRPARAKTDCQIQSLNAREPTRKFDSEAGTTEFWERDSEEFECAGVAAVRNNIQPQGLLLPHYNNAPQLIYIVQGRGLLGVVIPGCAETFEAPQSERRTRGEQSREAESHGGDRHQKIRQFRQGDVLALPAGFTLWLYNNGQENLVTVALLDIANPINQLDLEFRHFFLAGNPHPKGLSGSRYEEEIKSRSEQHLQSGNFFDGYDPDVIAKVFNVDRELVTRLEGREDQRGQIIRAERFDVFSPEFEREEQEQPYRPGRERPRPNGLEQTICTMRLRENLGSPSRADVYNPRGGRVSTLNSNKLPILNWLQLSAERGVLYQNAVMAPYWNTNAHSIIYIIRGNGRFQVVGDAGNSVFDGEVKEGQIIIVPQNFAIVKKAGDQGLEYIAFKTNDQAMTNPLAGRLSAIRAMPEEVLMNSYQISRQDARRLKYNREEATVFAGRRSTGHSTRAMEYALNAVEAFLKV